A genomic segment from Torulaspora globosa chromosome 3, complete sequence encodes:
- the SMC4 gene encoding condensin subunit SMC4 (ancestral locus Anc_8.259) → MSNSPASKRQKVPEANAGADQVSQTVNGPIKSSSSPSSQPVASHTPRKLMISSAEQRISSSQPATASSLSLTGPELKPPRTSSRGRNSRTYSQSPPRSPGRSPTRKLELIKISPVKKSRLELQRLYDAEQSQKNSSRLCIDKLVLENFKSYAGRQVVGPFHSNFSAVVGPNGSGKSNVIDSMLFVFGFRATKMRQDRLSDLIHNSELHPNLQSCSVEVHFHYVIDQDDGTTRIDEEKPSLIVTRKAFRNNSSKYFVNGAESNYTRVTELLKEEGIDLDHKRFLILQGEVENIAQMKPKAEKEGEDGLLEYLEDITGTAKYKPQIEAIAKQIEVLNESCLEKENRFQIVDQEKSSLEAGKNEALEFLERERNLTLLKSKRLQFKIWQNNKKLCSTLSKSDKLEHQLTEESNKYSETMKEMHTLETQIKEAAKKLELQIVREKTLISQKRDLDQERVVNEEKMKNLSQKVAKTEDALKTAQISIEQSQGHLDKLKEQQGDHTATLKHLSEDLAREREQLDKIKLSLKNKTTDISAEIAQCEKDLEPWNDQLQRKRAEIQLADSELSLLRDKQSRLDEEVLKLESEIAAAIEEKDAKLKAVRELEEQKAAISNEISTGEGEWTAAQTRLKEMHDILNVQRQRTMDARSALSTAQNKSTVLTALTKLQKSGRISGFHGRLGDLGTIDEEYDVAISTACPRLEDLVVESVECGQQCIDYLRKNKLGYARFILLDKLRKFSINPIETPEAVPRLFDLVQPKADKFIPAFYSVLRDTLAANDLTQANRVAYGKKRFRVVTLDGKLIDLSGTMSGGGSFVARGLMKLAQNKAQDVDVYSPEEVAQLEHSLAEKEKNLQLANETFQQMMSHLEELKDKAPEIDLKISKLLLEIESWDTEMQLKQKRLAEKRLMQKKAIENNEELERAEARVEQLKQEEESLGKQTASTKQKIAELKERIMEIGGSELKLQNVKVSSIAEQIESITSKQKKEKSSIKKTENELKKQTKAFNNAKTDLQQFTQEINMLEGAIGKLVVSLEEIETSVQEVQEESRALSGRLDLLKQKLASLEAGATEFKSLKIEIKDRLEKLNALARHLRKEITQHETELENTKIRDVARILHQLEEDENASANSGGDILDKQEPGRSPALEDENKQDHPTLMENDSLNDERMEIDEGAAELPNKLPRVAETELENMNLDDLESQINDLQHYVDSTNVDVEILEEYAKRLAEHKRRKLDLNQAVQERDNMRDSLEDLRKRRFDKFMQGFGIISMTLKEMYQMITMGGNAELELVDSLDPFSEGVTFSVMPPKKSWRNITNLSGGEKTLSSLALVFALHKYKPTPLYVMDEIDAALDFRNVSIVANYIKERTKNAQFVVISLRNNMFELGQQLVGIYKRDNMTKSATLKNNDLIDRV, encoded by the coding sequence ATGTCCAATTCTCCAGCCAGCAAACGACAGAAAGTTCCGGAGGCCAATGCTGGGGCAGATCAAGTAAGCCAAACCGTTAATGGCCCGATAaaatcatcatcttcaccGTCTTCGCAACCGGTAGCGTCACATACGCCACGAAAACTAATGATCAGTTCAGCCGAACAGCgaatttcatcatcgcAGCCTGCTactgcttcctctttaTCACTTACGGGACCTGAATTGAAGCCACCACGAACATCATCCAGAGGGCGTAATTCGAGAACTTACTCTCAGTCGCCACCAAGATCGCCGGGCAGATCACCTACTAGAAAGCTGGAACTGATCAAGATTTCTCCGGTGAAGAAAAGTAGGCTTGAGTTACAGAGACTTTATGATGCTGAACAAAGCCAAAAGAACTCATCACGGCTGTGTATTGATAAACTTGTGCTGGAGAACTTCAAGTCATATGCAGGACGTCAAGTAGTGGGGCCATTTCATAGCAATTTTTCTGCGGTTGTGGGGCCCAATGGCTCAGGGAAGTCAAATGTCATCGATTCGATGTTGTTTGTGTTCGGGTTCCGTGCTACTAAGATGAGACAGGATAGGCTCTCAGACTTGATTCATAACTCTGAGTTACATCCAAATCTGCAATCTTGTTCCGTGGAGGTTCATTTCCATTACGTGATCGACCAGGATGATGGAACGACCAGGATCGACGAGGAGAAGCCCAGTTTGATCGTGACGAGAAAAGCCTTCAGAAATAATTCATCCAAGTACTTCGTCAACGGCGCAGAGAGCAACTACACACGAGTCACCGAGCTCCTGAAAGAGGAGGGAATTGATTTGGACCATAAGAGATTCCTGATTCTCCAGGGTGAAGTTGAAAATATTGCTCAAATGAAACCGAAGGCTGAGAAGGAGGGAGAAGATGGCTTACTAGAATATCTAGAAGATATCACTGGCACTGCGAAGTATAAGCCACAGATCGAAGCTATAGCGAAACAGATTGAAGTCTTAAATGAAAGCTGCCTCGAGAAAGAAAACAGATTTCAGATAGTCGACCAGGAAAAGAGTTCTTTGGAGGCCGGGAAAAAtgaagctcttgaattcttagagagagaaaggaaTCTAACGCTgttgaaatcaaagagaCTTCAATTCAAGATATGGCAAAATAATAAGAAGTTATGCTCGACGCTCAGCAAAAGCGACAAGCTAGAGCATCAATTGACGGAAGAGAGTAACAAATACTCCGAGACAATGAAGGAAATGCATACGCTTGAAACCCAGATAAAAGAAGCCGCGAAGAAGCTAGAGCTACAGATCGTAAGGGAAAAGACATTGATAAGCCAGAAAAGAGACCtagatcaagaaagagttgtgaacgaagaaaagatgaaaaatcTGAGTCAGAAGGTTGCAAAAACGGAAGACGCCTTAAAGACAGCCCAAATTTCGATCGAGCAATCGCAGGGACATCTAGATAAATTAAAAGAACAGCAAGGCGACCATACTGCAACGCTAAAACACTTAAGTGAAGATCTAGCAAGGGAACGAGAACAGCtggacaagatcaaattgTCGCTAAAAAATAAAACAACAGACATCTCAGCTGAGATTGCGCAGTGTGAGAAAGATCTTGAACCATGGAACGACCAATTGCAGCGAAAGAGAGCTGAAATCCAGCTTGCAGATTCTGAGCTTTCCTTGTTAAGAGATAAGCAGTCCAGATTGGACGAAGAGGTTCTGAAGCTTGAGAGCGAAATTGCCGCTGCAATAGAAGAAAAGGACGCAAAACTAAAGGCGGTTagagaattggaagagcaGAAAGCTGCTATTTCTAATGAAATATCGACGGGTGAGGGAGAATGGACTGCCGCTCAAACCAGGCTGAAAGAAATGCACGATATCTTAAACGTACAAAGACAGCGTACGATGGACGCCAGATCCGCACTTTCAACTGCCCAAAATAAGAGTACAGTTCTTACAGCTCTCACAAAACTTCAGAAATCGGGTAGAATCAGCGGCTTTCATGGCAGGTTGGGCGATCTGGGGACAATAGACGAAGAATACGACGTAGCAATATCGACAGCATGTCCTCGATTGGAGGATCTCGTCGTCGAATCTGTCGAATGTGGTCAGCAGTGCATTGATTACTTGAGGAAAAATAAGCTGGGCTATGCCAGATTCATACTATTAGACAAGCTGCGAAAGTTCTCAATAAATCCTATTGAAACTCCTGAGGCCGTTCCACGTTTGTTTGACTTAGTACAGCCGAAAGCTGACAAATTCATCCCTGCTTTTTATAGTGTACTGAGAGATACACTGGCAGCCAATGACCTCACACAAGCAAACAGGGTAGCATatggcaagaaaagatTTAGAGTTGTTACGTTAGATGGGAAGCTAATTGATTTGTCAGGCACAATGAGTGGTGGGGGTTCTTTCGTTGCTCGTggattgatgaagcttGCTCAAAATAAGGCCCAGGATGTTGATGTATACAGTCCTGAAGAAGTTGCTCAGCTTGAGCATTCATTAGccgagaaggagaaaaacCTTCAATTGGCAAATGAAACCTTCCAGCAGATGATGAGCCACCTAGAGGAGCTAAAGGATAAAGCTCCAGAGATTGATCTGAAGATTTCTAAGCTTCTGTTGGAAATCGAATCCTGGGACACGGAGATGCAGTTAAAGCAAAAACGTCTGGCTGAAAAGAGGTTaatgcagaagaaagccatAGAAAACaatgaagaacttgagcGAGCAGAAGCACGAGTGGAGCAGTTAAaacaagaggaagaatcCCTTGGAAAGCAAACGGCCAGTACTAAGCAGAAAATTGCCGAGCTTAAAGAGAGAATTATGGAGATTGGCGGATCAGAGCTCAAACTTCAGAATGTTAAAGTGAGCAGCATAGCGGAGCAAATCGAGTCCATAACTTccaagcagaagaaagagaaatcGAGCATAAAAAAGACAGAAAAtgagctcaagaagcaaacGAAGGCCTTTAATAATGCAAAAACTGATCTGCAACAGTTCACGCAAGAAATTAACATGCTTGAAGGAGCAATCGGCAAACTGGTCGTTTCTTtagaagagattgaaacATCAGTGCAGGAAGTGCAGGAGGAAAGTCGAGCGTTAAGCGGCAGGTTggatcttttgaagcaaaagCTAGCATCTTTGGAGGCTGGCGCAACAGAATTcaaatccttgaaaatTGAAATAAAAGATAGACTCGAGAAACTTAACGCCTTAGCCCGCCATCTGCGAAAAGAAATAACACAGCATGAGACTGAACTGGAAAATACTAAAATCAGAGATGTCGCCAGAATTTTACATCAGCTggaggaagacgaaaaTGCAAGTGCTAACAGCGGCGGTGACATACTGGACAAGCAAGAGCCAGGACGTAGTCCCGCActggaagatgaaaatAAACAAGATCATCCCACATTGATGGAAAATGACTCCctgaatgatgaaagaatGGAAATTGATGAAGGAGCTGCTGAACTACCTAACAAGCTACCTCGTGTGGCAGAAACTGAACTGGAAAACATGAATTTAGATGATTTAGAGTCTCAGATTAATGATCTGCAACACTATGTGGACTCGACGAATGTGGATGTGGAGATCTTAGAAGAATATGCGAAGAGATTGGCTGAACATAAGCGCAGGAAACTGGATCTAAACCAAGCTGTTCAGGAGCGAGATAACATGAGAGATAGCCTTGAGGATTTGAGAAAGCGCCGTTTCGACAAATTTATGCAAGGTTTTGGAATCATATCCATGactttgaaggaaatgTATCAAATGATTACAATGGGTGGAAATGCCGAATTGGAGCTTGTCGACAGCTTAGACCCATTCTCGGAAGGCGTTACGTTTAGTGTTATGCCgccaaagaagagctggagaaatATTACTAATCTGTCTGGTGGTGAAAAAACTCTCAGCTCTTTGGCATTGGTCTTCGCACTACATAAATACAAGCCTACACCACTATATGTTAtggatgaaattgatgcAGCGCTGGATTTCCGGAATGTTTCGATAGTAGCCAATTACATCAAAGAGCGTACCAAAAATGCTCAATTCGTTGTCATCTCATTGAGGAATAATATGTTCGAGTTAGGACAGCAGTTGGTTGGAATTTATAAAAGGGATAACATGACGAAGAGTgccactttgaagaacaatgACCTGATTGATagagtttga
- the ARP6 gene encoding Arp6p (ancestral locus Anc_8.258) — translation MESAPLIVDNGSYEIKFGTSLDNSPYRALNALARDRFGATYLSNQIKSIKDILSVSFKRPHEFGQLTSWELQSCIWDYCFFNPDEFNGFDIKDSRGQHLVASETCMTIPELSKNMDQVVFEEYEFASLFKSPIAGFMPFSSQAETGRIVYGKGDSIAPQDVAAKEGYEPFQMVIDSGFNCTWVVPIIKGVPFYRAVKKLDIGGRFINGLLKEAISFRHYDVMDETILVENIKQKCLFMSPISYFDSFSRRDQTAVEYVLPDLQTNLQGYVADRKNPPPKDAQTIKLRDELFSVPETFFHPEIAQLLKPGIIETVLESLSLVPEPLRPLMLSNIVCTGGNFNLPHFPERLATELQRQLPTDWPSQVYIPTPASELSGWQAMRAFAHTDSYTRARVTREEYYEHGVEWTTKNRFGYQNWI, via the coding sequence ATGGAATCAGCTCCTCTGATTGTGGATAATGGCTCCTACGAGATCAAGTTTGGTACTTCCCTGGATAACTCGCCCTATAGGGCTCTGAATGCGCTTGCAAGAGACAGGTTTGGAGCTACCTACCTCTCGAACCAGATCAAGAGTATCAAGGACATCCTATCTGTGAGTTTCAAGAGACCACACGAGTTCGGGCAGTTGACATCATGGGAACTGCAGAGCTGCATCTGGGATtactgcttcttcaatccCGACGAGTTCAATGGATTCGACATCAAGGACAGTAGAGGGCAGCATCTCGTGGCAAGTGAAACGTGTATGACCATCCCAGAGCTTAGCAAAAACATGGACCAAGTAGTTTTTGAAGAGTACGAATTTGCGagtctcttcaaatcgcCAATCGCTGGCTTCATGCCCTTTAGCAGTCAAGCGGAAACAGGCAGGATTGTATACGGCAAGGGTGACAGCATTGCGCCCCAGGACGTTGCAGCGAAGGAGGGCTACGAGCCCTTCCAGATGGTCATAGACTCTGGCTTCAACTGCACCTGGGTGGTACCGATAATCAAGGGTGTGCCCTTCTACAGGGCGGTAAAGAAACTGGACATCGGCGGCAGGTTTATAAACGGCCTGCTGAAGGAGGCCATCTCGTTCAGACACTACGACGTCATGGACGAGACCATCCTGGTCGAAAACATCAAGCAAAAGTGTCTATTCATGAGTCCCATCTCGTATTTCGACAGCTTCTCCAGGAGGGATCAAACCGCCGTTGAGTACGTCCTTCCAGACTTGCAGACCAATCTGCAGGGCTACGTGGCAGACCGCAAGAACCCTCCCCCAAAGGACGCCCAAACCATCAAACTACGCGACGAACTATTCTCGGTCCCAGAGACTTTCTTCCACCCGGAGATCGCCCAACTGCTAAAGCCCGGCATTATCGAAACCGTACTAGAAAGCTTATCGCTGGTCCCAGAGCCTCTCAGACCGCTGATGCTAAGCAACATAGTCTGCACCGGTGGGAATTTCAACCTACCTCACTTCCCCGAGCGACTGGCAACAGAGCTACAACGGCAACTCCCTACAGACTGGCCATCGCAAGTGTACATTCCAACTCCCGCCAGCGAGCTCTCGGGGTGGCAAGCCATGAGAGCATTCGCCCACACAGATTCCTACACACGGGCCAGGGTCACCCGAGAAGAGTACTACGAACATGGCGTCGAATGGACCACCAAGAACAGGTTCGGATACCAGAACTGGATATGA
- a CDS encoding putative phosphotransferase (ancestral locus Anc_8.257) codes for MRHRGQSRSSLSIAQQRLLSQSMAAISLEQTMIYYVGVDVGTGSARACIIDNTGNILSLAEKPIQREQLKPNYITQSSQEIWQAICHCVKSVVRESGVPVEKIHGIGFDATCSLVVIDDEEKEVGVGPVFSNNDQNIVLWMDHRAIAETIEINATKDKCLKYVGGQMSVEMEIPKIKWLKNNMPKEKFDRCRFFDLADYLTFKATNKDTRSFCSTVCKQGLLPIGVEGSQEGWSREFLTNIGLEELVENDFAKIGGSVKTSEGRKGRKFLSAGEYVGALDEEAAVELGLPDHCVVGSGVIDAYAGWVGTVAAQTDIELPELVKSDQTKKGIDRATGRLAAVAGTSTCHIALSRDPIFVNGVWGPYRDVMAPGFWCAEGGQSCTGALLAHVMSTHPAFTELSHLSDAANISKFDYLNSRLESLVQQRGERSVVSLAKYLYFYGDYHGNRSPIADPSMRAAIIGQSMDNSIDDLAVMYLGACEFIAQQTRQIVEKMCAAGHEISSIFMSGGQCRNGLLMRLLADCTGLPIIIPRYIDAAVVFGSALLGAVASESFNSHHVKSDITRRRKSSLTDPDPSLLPSASKKGLFGKLGKARQDLPSPYTAPHATSSTSQIASTTGSFPFPVVGERGEAISERPQDGEEEEPISFKPVRALNQENLASHPHNNGDELWNVMYQMTGGGKVVQPRSEDDPDRILLNAKYKIFLDMADTQRKYREAIDKVEQALRE; via the coding sequence ATGCGTCATAGGGGACAATCGAGATCGTCGTTGTCAATTGCTCAGCAGAGACTGTTGTCGCAGTCTATGGCTGCGATCAGTTTGGAACAGACGATGATTTACTATGTCGGAGTAGATGTCGGTACTGGTTCTGCTAGAGCTTGTATCATTGATAACACAGGGAACATCTTGTCTCTCGCCGAGAAACCTATCCAGAgagagcagctgaagccCAATTATATCACTCAGTCCTCGCAAGAGATCTGGCAGGCCATCTGTCACTGTGTGAAGTCTGTGGTGCGCGAATCGGGTGTTCCGGTGGAAAAGATCCATGGTATTGGATTCGATGCGACTTGTTCATTGGTTGtgatcgatgatgaagagaaggaggTTGGCGTGGGGCCGGTTTTTTCGAATAACGACCAGAACATTGTGTTGTGGATGGACCACCGTGCCATCGCCGAGACTATCGAGATTAACGCCACGAAGGATAAGTGCCTGAAATACGTTGGAGGTCAGATGTCTGTGGAGATGGAAATACCTAAGATCAAGTGGTTGAAGAACAATATGCCCAAGGAGAAGTTCGACAGATGCAGGTTCTTTGACCTGGCTGATTACCTGACCTTCAAAGCTACGAACAAGGACACGCGGTCGTTCTGTTCCACGGTGTGCAAGCAAGGTCTTCTCCCCATCGGTGTCGAGGGCTCCCAGGAAGGCTGGTCTAGGGAGTTTCTAACTAACATTGGGCTCGAAGAACTGGTCGAGAACgattttgccaagattggTGGTTCTGTGAAGACAAGTGAAGGTCGCAAGGGTCGCAAGTTTCTAAGTGCAGGTGAGTATGTGGGTGCCTTGGACGAGGAAGCTGCCGTTGAATTGGGGCTGCCAGATCATTGTGTCGTCGGATCCGGTGTTATTGACGCCTATGCTGGCTGGGTCGGTACGGTTGCCGCACAAACTGACATAGAGCTTCCTGAGTTGGTTAAATCTGATCAGACCAAGAAGGGAATTGATAGAGCAACAGGCAGATTGGCCGCTGTCGCGGGCACATCCACCTGCCACATCGCTTTATCGCGTGATCCAATTTTTGTCAATGGTGTCTGGGGCCCGTATCGAGACGTGATGGCTCCCGGTTTCTGGTGTGCTGAAGGTGGGCAGAGCTGTACTGGTGCGCTGCTGGCCCACGTCATGTCTACACACCCAGCATTTACTGAACTATCCCATCTCTCAGATGCGGCAAATATCTCCAAGTTTGACTACCTGAATTCTAGACTCGAAAGCTTGGTTCAGCAGCGTGGAGAACGTTCCGTGGTGTCTCTTGCCAAGTATCTATATTTCTACGGTGATTACCACGGGAATAGGTCGCCGATCGCCGATCCATCCATGAGAGCTGCTATCATAGGCCAGTCGATGGATAATTCGATCGACGACTTAGCAGTAATGTATTTGGGTGCTTGTGAGTTTATTGCTCAGCAAACCAGGCAGATTGTGGAGAAGATGTGCGCGGCCGGCCACGAAATTTCATCTATCTTTATGTCCGGCGGTCAGTGTCGTAACGGACTGCTCATGAGGTTGCTCGCAGACTGCACCGGTTTACCAATCATCATTCCAAGATACATCGACGCTGCAGTCGTTTTCGGTTCTGCTTTGCTAGGTGCCGTGGCCAGCGAATCGTTCAACTCACATCACGTAAAGTCAGACATcacaagaaggagaaaatCATCCCTGACCGATCCTGATCCATCGTTGCTACCCTCTGCTTCGAAAAAAGGTCTATTCGGCAAGCTGGGTAAAGCGAGACAAGATCTGCCCTCGCCTTACACCGCTCCACATGCCACCTCGAGCACATCGCAAATTGCCTCCACAACCGGTTCTTTTCCATTCCCTGTGGTTGGAGAGCGAGGTGAGGCAATATCTGAACGCCCGCAGGAcggtgaagaggaagagcCCATATCTTTCAAGCCCGTGAGAGCGCTCAATCAAGAAAACCTCGCCTCGCATCCACACAATAATGGAGATGAGCTATGGAATGTTATGTACCAGATGACCGGAGGTGGTAAAGTCGTTCAACCACGTTCGGAGGATGATCCTGATCGTATCCTCCTAAACGCCAAGTACAAGATTTTCCTCGACATGGCCGACACTCAAAGAAAGTACAGAGAAGCGATCGACAAGGTGGAACAAGCTCTGAGAGAATAG